One genomic window of Mogibacterium diversum includes the following:
- a CDS encoding ankyrin repeat domain-containing protein, giving the protein METYRIAHFGTFDASQLDLEIIAIYNNDLEALKKLLGKRINKIIKINGAYPEPFTPLEVALYLNKKDIIKYLFDNNASHKGKFHPKPIEIAVRCCDAETVLMFKNDLESLDEEKKAELLKTAFWGEHTAENIDALESLGITISKYGGLMLRYAAFNNDIETVRLFLEKGADVNYQKADSVFNDTSTPILEAVRCSNLEIVRLLVEHGADTNIKNKCGERPYSLAVKNGNREIIELLAKYESKDSYNNDSYNMESKNAELQKYNLPNSLVEFIKGDKLKINFTNDKYCKFIRFYPYLDTVETKWKRKKVLSLVAEVDNYSVVDIVWQPNKQMICAIDEEHCTFTPLASWEEFSLNMEKIVLAYLNGEYE; this is encoded by the coding sequence ATGGAAACATATAGAATTGCACATTTTGGAACTTTTGATGCATCTCAGTTGGACTTGGAAATAATAGCAATTTATAACAACGATTTAGAAGCATTGAAAAAACTGCTCGGGAAAAGAATTAATAAGATTATTAAAATAAATGGAGCATATCCCGAGCCTTTTACTCCGCTTGAAGTAGCACTGTACTTGAACAAAAAAGATATAATCAAATATTTATTTGATAACAATGCATCACACAAAGGGAAATTCCACCCTAAGCCGATTGAAATTGCGGTAAGGTGTTGTGATGCCGAAACGGTTCTTATGTTTAAAAATGATTTGGAAAGTTTGGACGAAGAGAAAAAAGCTGAGCTTTTAAAAACGGCTTTTTGGGGAGAACATACGGCTGAAAATATAGACGCTTTGGAGAGTCTTGGTATCACCATTTCTAAATACGGAGGCCTTATGTTAAGATATGCAGCTTTTAATAATGATATTGAAACGGTGAGACTTTTCTTAGAAAAAGGAGCCGATGTAAATTATCAAAAAGCGGACTCGGTATTTAACGATACAAGTACACCAATATTGGAAGCTGTGAGATGTAGTAACCTTGAAATTGTTCGTTTGCTTGTCGAGCATGGAGCGGATACAAATATCAAAAATAAGTGCGGAGAAAGACCATATTCTCTTGCCGTTAAGAATGGTAACAGAGAAATAATAGAGTTATTAGCAAAATACGAATCAAAAGATTCGTATAATAATGATTCGTATAATATGGAAAGTAAGAATGCAGAACTGCAAAAGTATAACTTACCGAATAGTCTGGTTGAATTTATTAAAGGAGACAAACTCAAGATAAATTTTACCAATGACAAGTATTGTAAGTTTATTCGCTTTTACCCTTATCTCGATACGGTAGAAACTAAATGGAAAAGAAAAAAAGTACTGTCATTGGTCGCGGAAGTAGACAATTACAGCGTCGTGGATATCGTTTGGCAACCTAATAAACAAATGATTTGTGCTATTGACGAGGAACATTGTACCTTTACTCCACTTGCCTCTTGGGAGGAGTTTAGTTTAAATATGGAAAAAATTGTTTTGGCATACTTGAATGGAGAATATGAATAA
- a CDS encoding DUF4274 domain-containing protein, whose product MLTISDIMNDNFEWDEVIIDEDEFEELSTELIIDFLKKNTPKERHLLAISWNFDNSKKVIQWIVEQPDTDKGTILYLYWYMTPSFLKENCADRKECEENYSWALEDYDIISTIEKNYLSDFYNEHIYAFNPANDLYSDGYDWTKEYDESKAKVKIPDVMFKALEGETLEHPDWDEGIPTDLSEIMDKLYSALDE is encoded by the coding sequence ATGCTAACAATAAGTGATATTATGAATGACAACTTTGAATGGGATGAAGTTATAATTGATGAAGATGAATTTGAGGAATTAAGCACAGAGCTTATTATTGATTTTCTTAAGAAAAATACTCCGAAAGAAAGACATCTACTAGCAATAAGTTGGAACTTTGATAATTCTAAAAAAGTAATCCAATGGATTGTTGAGCAGCCGGATACTGACAAAGGTACAATCCTTTATTTGTACTGGTACATGACACCTAGTTTTTTAAAAGAGAACTGTGCAGATAGAAAAGAGTGCGAAGAAAACTATTCATGGGCTTTAGAAGATTATGACATCATAAGTACCATTGAGAAAAACTATCTTTCGGATTTCTATAATGAACACATTTACGCATTTAATCCTGCTAACGATTTATATTCTGATGGATATGATTGGACAAAAGAATATGACGAAAGTAAAGCAAAAGTAAAGATACCTGATGTAATGTTTAAGGCATTAGAAGGTGAGACGCTTGAACATCCAGACTGGGATGAAGGAATTCCAACGGATCTTTCTGAAATTATGGACAAACTTTACAGCGCTTTGGATGAATAG
- a CDS encoding DUF2871 family protein, translating to MKRYMNSAIIYAILAMLVVRGIMQVLESNLSSVLNALISGMAGIGHILLTVSMVILLLQIRRSVSEADK from the coding sequence TTGAAACGATATATGAATTCCGCCATAATATACGCAATCCTCGCAATGCTCGTAGTTCGTGGTATAATGCAGGTTCTAGAAAGTAACCTGTCGTCTGTACTAAATGCTTTGATCTCAGGTATGGCAGGAATCGGTCACATACTACTAACAGTGAGTATGGTGATACTGTTACTTCAGATTAGACGAAGTGTGTCTGAAGCAGACAAATAA
- a CDS encoding type I restriction endonuclease subunit R — protein sequence MIFNKEADFEEALIKILSEKGWEKEVLKNYTEKDLLDNWANILFENNRDIDRLNDYPLTDSEMQQILEQIEALRTPLKLNGFINGKSVSIVRDNPDDTLHFGKEVSLKIYDRREIAAGQSRYQIVQQPKFPTKSKILNDRRGDLMLLINGMPVIHIELKKSGIPVSQAYHQIEKYSHEGVFTGLFSLVQIFVAMEPNEAVYFANPGPEGKFNPDYYFHWADFNNEPINEWDKVASTLLSIPMAHQLIGFYTVADDSDGVLKVMRSYQYFAANAISDKVAKTKWEGDNQLGGYIWHTTGSGKTMTSFKSAQLIASSKDADKVIFLMDRIELGTQSLKEYRGFADENEDVQATENTNVLISKLKSSSPADTLIVTSIQKMSNIKDEEGGLNAHDIELINKKRLVFIVDEAHRSTFGDMLITIKNTFTKAIFFGFTGTPIQDENKKKKNTTTTVFGDELHRYSIADGIRDKNVLGFDPYKVLTFKDKDVRTAVALMKANAKTVEEAINNPEKSKIYYYYMDSSKVKMASYKDENGKSIKGIEDYVPNTQYETEAHTKAVVQDISDNWLTLSRNGKFHAIFATSSINEAIKYYRLMKEMLPKLKVTALFDPNIDNNGNFRIKEDGLVEIITDYNEMYEQSFAIPTFAKMKKDIAARLAHKKPYERIEREPEKQIDLLIVVDQMLTGFDSKWVNTLYLDKVLKYENIIQAFSRTNRLFGHEKPFGTIRYYRKPHTMDQNISDAVKLYSGDKPLGLFVQHLTENLVQVNIIFESITVIFANSGIDNFEKLPDDVESRKKFAKDFNQLNIFLESAKIQGFTWDKSSYTDEVSGEIIYVSISKNTYDILVLRYKEIDPSGPNPPFDDMAPYDLESYITEMDTGVIDSDYMNSRFDKYLKLLRAEDVSEEDVERAESELNKSFAMLTQEEQKYAYLFLHDIQRGDVNISPDKTLRDYINDYMLRAKTDQIHQMALNLGLDEQKLADIMSLKLNDSNLNEFGRYDELKQTVDKTKAKEYFERIEGVNLIPPKVSIKTDKLLREFILSGGMDSTEDEEELD from the coding sequence ATGATTTTTAATAAAGAAGCTGACTTTGAAGAAGCTTTAATAAAAATACTATCTGAAAAAGGCTGGGAAAAAGAAGTCCTTAAGAACTATACAGAAAAGGACTTACTAGATAACTGGGCGAACATCCTTTTTGAGAATAATCGTGATATCGATAGGCTTAATGATTATCCGCTAACTGATAGTGAAATGCAGCAGATATTAGAACAGATAGAAGCGCTTAGAACACCACTTAAGTTAAATGGCTTTATCAACGGCAAGAGTGTTTCTATCGTTCGAGATAATCCAGATGACACACTTCATTTTGGTAAAGAAGTCAGTCTTAAAATTTATGATCGAAGAGAAATCGCTGCAGGTCAAAGCAGATATCAGATAGTACAGCAGCCTAAGTTTCCAACGAAGTCAAAAATTCTAAATGATCGTCGTGGAGACCTGATGCTTCTTATCAACGGTATGCCTGTAATTCATATTGAACTTAAGAAGAGTGGAATACCAGTAAGTCAAGCCTACCACCAGATAGAAAAATACTCACATGAAGGTGTCTTTACAGGACTATTTTCATTAGTTCAGATATTTGTAGCAATGGAGCCAAATGAAGCCGTATACTTCGCAAATCCTGGACCAGAAGGTAAGTTCAATCCTGATTACTACTTCCATTGGGCAGACTTTAATAATGAGCCAATCAATGAATGGGACAAAGTAGCTTCCACGCTACTGTCTATTCCTATGGCTCATCAGTTAATAGGATTTTATACAGTTGCCGATGATTCAGACGGAGTCCTGAAGGTTATGCGTAGTTATCAGTATTTTGCGGCTAATGCCATTTCCGACAAAGTCGCAAAGACAAAGTGGGAGGGTGACAACCAGCTTGGTGGCTACATCTGGCATACGACTGGCTCAGGTAAAACTATGACCAGCTTTAAGTCAGCTCAGCTAATAGCGAGTTCAAAAGATGCTGATAAAGTAATATTCCTTATGGACAGAATTGAACTCGGCACTCAGTCGCTTAAGGAGTACCGTGGGTTTGCTGATGAGAACGAAGACGTTCAAGCAACTGAAAACACTAATGTTCTCATATCAAAGCTAAAGAGTAGCTCTCCTGCAGATACACTTATAGTTACATCTATCCAGAAGATGAGCAATATAAAAGATGAAGAGGGCGGACTAAATGCTCATGATATTGAGCTGATAAATAAAAAGCGCCTTGTATTTATCGTGGATGAAGCACATCGTTCGACATTTGGCGACATGCTGATCACTATCAAAAACACATTTACAAAGGCGATATTCTTCGGATTTACGGGTACACCAATTCAGGATGAGAATAAGAAAAAGAAGAATACAACGACCACAGTATTTGGAGATGAACTTCACAGATACAGTATCGCAGATGGAATTAGAGATAAAAATGTCCTAGGTTTCGATCCATACAAGGTGTTAACCTTCAAGGATAAGGATGTTAGAACTGCCGTTGCACTTATGAAGGCAAATGCAAAAACTGTGGAAGAGGCTATTAATAACCCTGAGAAGAGCAAAATATACTATTACTATATGGACTCTAGTAAGGTTAAGATGGCGTCATATAAAGATGAAAATGGTAAAAGTATCAAAGGAATTGAAGACTACGTTCCTAATACTCAGTATGAGACAGAAGCTCATACTAAGGCTGTAGTTCAAGACATATCAGATAACTGGCTCACCTTAAGTAGAAATGGTAAGTTCCATGCAATATTTGCTACAAGTAGCATAAATGAGGCAATTAAATATTATCGCCTCATGAAAGAGATGTTGCCAAAACTCAAAGTCACTGCGCTGTTCGATCCGAATATTGATAATAACGGTAATTTCCGCATTAAGGAAGATGGGCTTGTAGAGATAATAACTGACTATAACGAGATGTACGAGCAATCTTTTGCAATCCCTACATTTGCAAAAATGAAAAAGGATATAGCTGCACGATTAGCGCACAAGAAGCCTTATGAGAGGATCGAGAGAGAACCTGAAAAGCAGATTGATTTGCTAATTGTCGTTGATCAGATGTTAACTGGATTTGACTCAAAATGGGTTAACACTCTGTACCTAGATAAGGTGCTAAAGTATGAGAATATTATCCAGGCATTTTCACGTACAAATAGGCTGTTTGGGCACGAAAAGCCTTTTGGCACTATTAGATATTATCGAAAGCCACATACTATGGATCAGAATATTAGTGATGCAGTAAAGCTGTATTCTGGAGATAAGCCGCTAGGATTATTTGTTCAGCATCTAACCGAAAATCTTGTACAGGTAAATATAATATTTGAAAGTATTACCGTGATTTTTGCGAATTCTGGAATAGATAATTTCGAGAAATTACCAGATGATGTAGAGTCGAGAAAGAAGTTTGCAAAAGACTTTAATCAGTTAAATATCTTTTTAGAATCAGCAAAAATTCAAGGCTTCACATGGGATAAGAGCTCATATACTGATGAAGTATCTGGAGAGATAATTTACGTTTCAATTAGTAAAAATACTTATGATATATTAGTTCTTAGGTATAAGGAGATAGATCCAAGTGGACCTAATCCACCGTTTGATGACATGGCGCCTTATGATCTAGAGAGCTATATAACAGAGATGGATACTGGCGTAATCGATTCAGATTATATGAATTCACGTTTTGACAAGTATCTGAAGCTTCTTAGAGCAGAAGATGTAAGCGAGGAGGACGTTGAACGAGCAGAATCTGAACTTAATAAGTCGTTTGCTATGCTTACCCAAGAAGAGCAGAAGTATGCTTATCTATTCCTTCATGATATTCAGAGAGGTGATGTAAATATCAGTCCTGACAAGACATTAAGGGATTACATAAACGATTACATGCTACGTGCAAAGACTGATCAGATTCACCAAATGGCTCTGAACCTTGGCCTTGATGAACAGAAGCTCGCGGATATTATGAGTTTGAAGCTCAATGATTCAAATCTAAATGAGTTTGGTAGATACGATGAGCTTAAGCAAACAGTCGATAAGACGAAGGCTAAAGAATATTTTGAGAGAATCGAAGGCGTGAATCTTATACCACCAAAGGTTAGTATCAAGACCGACAAGCTTCTTAGAGAGTTCATCCTTAGTGGTGGCATGGATTCTACAGAGGATGAAGAGGAATTAGACTAG
- a CDS encoding restriction endonuclease subunit S, whose protein sequence is MNHTITWEQRKLGNLVIIERGGSPRPIENYITDAHNGLNWIKIGDAPTNGRYINKTAEKIKPEGLSKTRQVYPNDLILSNSMSFGKPYIMGINGCIHDGWLLIRDTQKKFDLKFLCHMLGTEQMLNQYRMFAAGSTVNNLNKELVGKTIVSIPSTEEQRLIGEYLDNLDNLITLHQCKYDKLVNVKKAMLEKMFPKDGADVPEIRFKGFTEAWEQRKLGELMTVTSVKRIHQSDWMGSGVRFLRARDIVAKQKNEKITEPLFISKEKYDEYSALCGKVSIGDLLVTGVGTIGVSLLIKSQEPVYFKDGNIIWFKNENKLDGDFFYYSFNSDGIQSFINESAGIGTVGTYTIQSGKNTPINYPYKKIEQTKIGMFFRNLDNLITLHQRKLEKLKNLKKACLEKMFV, encoded by the coding sequence TTGAATCATACTATTACTTGGGAACAGCGTAAGTTGGGGAATTTAGTTATTATTGAGCGTGGTGGCTCACCAAGACCGATAGAAAATTACATCACAGATGCACATAATGGCTTAAATTGGATAAAAATTGGAGATGCGCCTACAAATGGGAGATACATTAATAAAACAGCAGAAAAAATTAAGCCGGAAGGCCTATCAAAAACGAGACAAGTATACCCTAATGATTTGATTCTCTCGAACTCCATGAGTTTTGGAAAACCTTATATAATGGGGATTAATGGCTGTATCCATGATGGCTGGTTACTTATAAGAGATACTCAAAAGAAATTCGATTTGAAGTTCCTATGCCATATGCTCGGAACGGAGCAAATGCTTAATCAATATAGGATGTTTGCCGCAGGGAGCACGGTCAATAACCTAAATAAAGAGTTGGTTGGAAAAACTATAGTTTCCATTCCGTCCACCGAAGAACAGCGGCTAATCGGAGAATATCTAGATAACCTCGACAACCTTATCACCCTTCATCAGTGTAAGTATGACAAGCTAGTTAATGTCAAAAAGGCAATGCTCGAAAAAATGTTCCCGAAAGATGGTGCTGATGTACCAGAGATTCGTTTTAAAGGTTTTACTGAAGCTTGGGAACAGCGTAAGTTGGGGGAGTTAATGACTGTTACATCTGTCAAGCGTATTCATCAGTCTGATTGGATGGGTTCTGGAGTTAGATTTTTAAGAGCAAGAGATATTGTTGCAAAACAAAAAAATGAAAAAATTACGGAACCATTATTTATTTCAAAAGAAAAATATGACGAATACAGTGCCTTATGTGGAAAAGTTAGTATAGGCGATTTGCTTGTTACCGGTGTAGGAACCATAGGTGTTTCCTTACTGATAAAAAGCCAGGAGCCAGTATATTTCAAAGATGGAAATATAATTTGGTTTAAGAATGAAAATAAATTAGATGGTGATTTTTTTTATTATTCATTTAACTCTGATGGTATTCAGAGTTTTATAAATGAATCTGCTGGAATTGGTACAGTTGGAACATACACTATACAGAGTGGTAAAAACACTCCAATAAATTATCCATATAAAAAAATAGAACAAACCAAAATTGGAATGTTTTTTCGAAATCTCGACAACCTTATCACCCTTCATCAGCGTAAGCTTGAAAAGCTCAAAAATCTCAAAAAAGCATGCCTTGAGAAGATGTTTGTATAG
- a CDS encoding 5-methylcytosine restriction system specificity protein McrC — translation MNPMKIKDNESREKEKFYQVKSIASCVSDKTLEQLEREGVFVFPEIMKDAEDITKNQMILQSCNDMYCTGNVMGFLGSGDERLIIESRFSRGENDYFFQYLLEKVLDFPNFISLDTNANQEERMFNLLLFLFPHYLKVAARKGAFKTYIRNKYNDGNVRGTIDIARHIKNNIPFVGDIAYNQREYSFDNYLMELVRHTIEHIKSKSYGHKLLNNVKDEIKLVVDSTPRYKASDRRTILEANRKNTIRHAYYHEYRDLQRLCILILQNQKHKLGVGQRKVYGILFDGAWLWEEYINSLISDMFYHPMNKSGSGAQRLFASGIGLIYPDFIGKNPTERVIADAKYKPIDNIGNKDYLQVLAYMFRFDSKRGYYLYPDSTDSGNKCLMMNEGSTYEGGVSARKDISITKLGLKVPSESKDYEEFKRQIVGSEMAFIKSIEVTV, via the coding sequence ATGAATCCAATGAAAATTAAGGATAATGAATCTCGTGAAAAAGAGAAATTCTATCAAGTAAAATCCATAGCCTCGTGCGTTTCCGACAAGACGCTTGAGCAGCTTGAACGAGAAGGTGTGTTCGTATTCCCTGAGATAATGAAGGATGCGGAAGACATAACCAAGAATCAGATGATTCTACAAAGCTGTAATGACATGTACTGCACGGGAAATGTCATGGGATTTCTTGGCTCGGGCGATGAACGTCTTATCATAGAGTCGAGGTTTAGTCGTGGTGAAAACGACTATTTCTTCCAGTACCTACTAGAAAAGGTGCTGGATTTTCCTAATTTCATAAGTCTCGATACGAATGCTAATCAGGAAGAGCGGATGTTTAATTTGCTGCTTTTCCTGTTTCCTCATTATCTCAAGGTTGCTGCTAGGAAGGGCGCATTCAAGACATACATACGCAATAAATACAATGATGGCAACGTGCGGGGAACGATTGATATTGCTAGGCATATCAAAAATAATATTCCATTTGTAGGTGATATCGCGTACAACCAGAGGGAATATTCTTTTGATAACTATCTCATGGAGCTTGTGAGGCATACGATTGAGCATATAAAGAGCAAGTCTTATGGTCACAAACTGCTTAATAACGTAAAGGATGAGATAAAACTCGTCGTAGATTCCACGCCTCGATATAAAGCCTCTGATAGAAGAACTATATTAGAGGCTAACAGGAAAAACACCATTCGTCATGCGTACTACCACGAATATAGAGATCTGCAGAGGCTTTGTATATTAATTCTTCAGAATCAAAAGCATAAACTCGGAGTTGGACAACGAAAAGTATACGGTATTTTATTTGATGGCGCTTGGCTGTGGGAGGAGTACATTAACTCACTTATCAGCGATATGTTCTACCACCCAATGAATAAGTCAGGTAGTGGAGCTCAAAGGCTTTTCGCTAGTGGAATCGGCTTGATATATCCAGACTTTATAGGGAAGAATCCAACTGAAAGAGTCATCGCAGATGCTAAATACAAACCAATTGATAACATTGGTAATAAGGACTATCTTCAGGTTCTTGCCTATATGTTTAGGTTTGATTCTAAGCGTGGATATTATCTATATCCTGATTCAACTGACTCTGGGAATAAGTGCCTGATGATGAATGAAGGCTCGACGTACGAGGGGGGTGTGTCAGCTAGAAAAGATATTAGTATTACTAAGCTTGGGCTGAAGGTTCCGAGTGAGTCGAAAGATTATGAGGAGTTTAAGAGGCAAATAGTGGGTAGTGAAATGGCCTTTATAAAATCAATCGAAGTAACAGTATAA
- a CDS encoding McrB family protein, with protein sequence MAIPTVKTININKALKYIDQHGIPHNNQSTGYDLINDEGKRYPPKYVIAVAKYLEGQTPDITTLGCGSRTARAFLKKLGFTIAPKNKTNKNMNSKDKVALTKMYSGWLLKSKNIVFRGAPGTGKTYLSKQIAADIISGGYTDKWADLTEAQRRQVEFVQFHPSYDYSDFVEGLRPKMNEDGSMGFELQDGIFKSFVDRARRNFEDSQKPKEVREKEISSSTALEEFFADIEFGEEEFKTIKGSKFTITNMDDKHIYLAIPGNETVNKLSLNIDELRKMLESGLEFNKVSDITKFFGKQFGTQNYSYDFALFKAIKATGKANRKAKVEEEPLKKYIFIIDEINRGEISKILGELFFAIDPGYRGQAGEVATQYSNMHVNPDEKFYIPENVYIIGTMNDIDRSVDSFDFAMRRRFRFVEIGAKSTQKMLDTLSDTNIRTEAKKRMDKLNEAIKNTEGLNENYQIGASYFLNLKDMDFNQLWEDFLAPLLQEYVRGLYDEKGIMQRFAGVYGNSALDEGVADESNEN encoded by the coding sequence ATGGCTATTCCAACTGTAAAAACCATAAATATTAATAAAGCGTTAAAGTATATTGATCAGCATGGTATTCCACACAATAATCAAAGTACTGGATATGATCTTATAAACGATGAAGGAAAGAGGTATCCCCCTAAATATGTAATTGCAGTAGCTAAGTACCTTGAAGGACAAACACCAGATATTACTACTTTAGGATGTGGATCGCGTACTGCAAGAGCATTTTTAAAGAAACTGGGCTTTACGATTGCGCCAAAAAACAAAACAAATAAAAACATGAATTCAAAAGATAAAGTTGCTTTGACTAAAATGTATTCAGGATGGCTTCTAAAATCTAAGAATATAGTATTTAGAGGGGCACCTGGTACGGGGAAAACATATCTTTCTAAGCAAATAGCCGCAGACATAATAAGTGGTGGTTACACAGACAAATGGGCTGATTTAACCGAAGCGCAGAGAAGACAAGTCGAGTTTGTCCAGTTCCATCCAAGCTACGATTATTCAGATTTCGTTGAAGGTTTAAGACCTAAAATGAATGAAGATGGAAGCATGGGTTTTGAGCTACAAGACGGTATATTTAAAAGCTTTGTAGATAGAGCAAGACGAAACTTCGAGGATTCTCAGAAGCCTAAAGAGGTAAGGGAGAAAGAAATATCTTCAAGCACTGCGCTCGAGGAATTCTTTGCAGACATTGAGTTTGGGGAAGAAGAATTTAAAACTATAAAAGGCAGTAAGTTTACTATCACCAATATGGATGATAAGCACATTTATCTTGCAATACCAGGCAATGAAACAGTAAATAAACTAAGCCTAAATATAGATGAATTACGAAAGATGCTTGAGTCTGGACTCGAATTCAATAAAGTAAGCGATATTACTAAGTTCTTCGGTAAGCAATTCGGCACGCAGAACTACTCATACGATTTTGCTTTATTCAAAGCCATTAAAGCAACAGGAAAAGCCAACCGAAAGGCAAAAGTCGAAGAAGAACCATTAAAGAAATACATCTTCATCATCGATGAAATCAACCGTGGAGAAATTTCAAAAATCCTCGGTGAGTTGTTCTTTGCAATCGATCCAGGATACCGTGGACAGGCTGGTGAAGTGGCAACCCAGTACTCAAATATGCATGTTAACCCAGATGAGAAGTTCTACATCCCTGAGAATGTATATATCATAGGCACTATGAATGATATCGACAGATCTGTAGATAGCTTCGATTTTGCGATGCGAAGAAGATTTAGGTTTGTTGAGATTGGGGCTAAATCAACGCAAAAAATGCTCGATACACTTTCGGATACTAATATTAGAACTGAAGCAAAAAAAAGAATGGATAAATTAAATGAAGCGATTAAAAATACTGAGGGATTAAATGAAAACTATCAGATAGGTGCTTCGTATTTTCTTAATCTCAAAGATATGGACTTTAATCAGCTGTGGGAAGACTTCCTTGCCCCTTTATTACAAGAATATGTGCGTGGGCTATATGATGAAAAGGGGATCATGCAGAGGTTCGCTGGAGTTTATGGAAATTCTGCCTTAGATGAAGGTGTTGCAGATGAATCCAATGAAAATTAA